In Trichomycterus rosablanca isolate fTriRos1 chromosome 25, fTriRos1.hap1, whole genome shotgun sequence, the sequence cgaaagtgTAACTGTATtgaacagtggtagctcagtggtaaaggtactggactagtaatctgaaggttgccggttcaaatcccaccacttctgggttgccactgttgggcccctgagcaagtcccttaacccttaattgctcaacagttgtgttcaataataattgtaagtcactttggataaaagcttctacTAAATgcatgaaaatgtaaaacaagaATATGTGATTTTTAAATTCtcctaaacctttatttaaacaaGGTCCAACAAGAAAAcgagacctaaattatttggcTTATTTTAAGAAATCTATTATAATAGGGGTTACTTAAATCTGAAGGAAGACAAAGCCACAAGTTGTGGATTCCAGGTTCCTGGTTCAGCCAAGTGCGCACAGCCGATCGGACGTAATACTCACGGATCTGGCAACATTTCTCAATTTCACTGAGAGCGCGTTCTATATCTCCACCCATTGAGGAGGCTGCATGTAGACTGTCTGCTCATTTTGACACCGGTCAGGCGGACAGATGAATATCAGAACTATGCAGTATTAAAATCAAATATAATTCGTACTGACCAGGGTACCAGGGTGGGCACGGAGCTGTGAGAGCTGTGAGGGCTTGTGGTGGAGAGGAGATGGCGAGGACGCATTTCGGTAAGACGCACTGACttgtttttataattacagATCTCTGGTTctgcctttatattgtcaactTTGTCAGATTGATCAGATCGATACCTGTGTTGTATTATTAGATGTTTTTGTGAATTGATTTGAGTAATGATTGTTATAACAGAGACAGATGAGCATGTACAGTCTGATTAGTGATGCTTTATATGATGAGCATGATCCTAGGGTGTCAGTgagttaatatatatatttcttattgTTATAACTATTTACCAAACCCAAGTCTTTGTGCCATGGCTTTTTCTCAGGTGTATTTATTGATAATACCAAACGCAACATGCGCGTACTGGAGCGCACACACAGTCTTCCCAGTCGTTTCTATTGTTGTTTGCCTCCGGCTCTTTTAGGGCCCTAAACAAGATTTTTGGCGTACCCAGAATAACCCAGAATCctgaagctgtgcagcaccaacactacTTGGTGTGTCCTCGTGTGTTAATACATTTCGATGGCGCGGTGGCAGAGTTTGGAGATTTGGAGATGTTTTGGAGATTTCGGTCACTGTGATGAATCTGGCATGATGCAAATAAAAGAAGTCATATATAACTAATAGGCAAACCAGGGTAGCAGGTTGGTACAACAGGTAGTGTTTGGTACTACTCAGTTCCATTGATTTGGGTTTGTTCCCTGCCACCAGCTACGTACTGTCTGGGTGTTGTGGTTATGTTATGGGGACTATCAGTACCTTTTGGAAATGCTGCTAACAGATCTTTTTCCTAGAACACCTCCAAGGTCTTTTTCCAAAATTCATAGAGAGCTTTTAGACTTGGGAGTGTCATACTGACAGCATAATTGTAACAAAGGGTTTGGGGATTTTATAGAACCATCAGTTCTTTGGGTgtctttggtgtgtgtgtgtgtgttggaggttATTGGGTTTTTGCCTGGTGGGTTAAAGCCAGATTGGGGTCAGTTTTACTGCTGTATTTAAAACCCACCACCACtctgaatagaataaagcaaTAACATACAAATCCAAAAAATAAGCAATGTAGCTTAAAAAACTAATATATTAAGATCAAAGTGATTTAGTAAACTAACTAGACTAAACACAGGGTTAACAAGCAACAGGTGAGATTTATTACCTACTTTGCCAGCTGGATCAAAAACAGAAACCCTATTTGTTTAATgaaaaacaagacaaacaacacacagataATGAAGAGTGAGCAGGATCAAAATCGggaaggaataaaaatgtatttatttatttattttgtctatatatatatataatttattatttgcaGCCCAAAGAGGAATGGTTAAAGAACAGATACAATAAGGGATATTACACTCCATGCATGATCACTAAGAATGGAAAGAACAGATTAAAGGAAAAGTATGGTTCTCAAATGGCCCTCAAGAAAAAAGACCAAAGGcaaagaatgaataaacaaaacacaaccCTTCCTAATACATGTAATGGTATGGTGAACCACATTTCCACTTACAGCACAtttcattcaaattatcctccaggccactcagggaggatggaggtcccttctgagtctggttcctctcaaggtttcttcctgtaattttaagggagtttttgctTGCCACtctcgcccttggcttgctcaacaggggtttttggtctgttggtcctggattcggtaaagttgctttgagacagtgtccgtGGTAAAAAGTGctgtacaaatacatttgacttgacttgacatgaaTTTCTTTGCTTCAGGGAAGACAACTCAGGTACCCAGCAAAGAAAACTGTAAGTGAAAGTCCTTTAAAATATCTTGGAAAACAATCTGCTTTACACTTGGTTGTAAGATCTACACTAACATGCATCAAATGAGTTATTTTTGTCTCACATAGTGAGCTATTTTAAACATGCTGTTGTGTCGTGCATTAAAAAGACTCTTGCTGAAGGCTTCTAACCTTAGGCTTGTAATGGCGCTCCAGCAGGGGTCCCAGCCAGTGCATTTAAGCTCACATTCCCAAAGGGCTGTCATTCTGGCATTTAAAAAACGTGTGAGCCAAATCAGACATTTGCTAGATGAATTATACATGAATTATTCACGCCATACATAATTATGAATGATTAGGCAAATGGATCACCGACTGGCAAAGTCAGGGGTAAATTGTACATTATTCAGAGCAATTAAGCTTTAATTTTCTCAGAGCTTGTAGAATACGCAATGAAGCAGCGGGTGCTGTTACATTCAAGGTGATACACATCTAAAAGTAGTACACatctacactacagaaactacaAATAAAGGAAGTCAGCACTGGTGGGAGGTGGAGCTGGATGATTAACCTATAATGTTTACATAAACTTTAAGGGATCATGTATTTCATGGTGGTCTTTGGATTTAAATGCTTCAGTTCCTAAATAATTCTAACAGTTTTCATACCGCTGCTTGGGATTATTGGTGGTGTGATGGTGCTATAAAGTCATTTTACTTTGTGACATGGCCTCCTAATTTATAAGTCACTGAATAGTATTGCCAATAGCTAGTGACTATGCTGTGTCTATATAAATAAGGCTAGCTTGCCTGGATATGTTAAAAATTACATGAAACACTGGtctcccacctttttactaagcacttcagctgacttgtacttatttactaacatttttttccattaaaaaaaaaaaaaaacactggttctaacaggtttcagcagatttgggttcttcgactgttgtttactaaaaattaagaaatgaaatggaagcacttctgtaagttgctctggataagagcgtctgctaaatgcagaaaatgtaaatttctCTTTGCCAAGTCACCTTATGACATCATCGCACAACTTACATTCTTCTGTTTTCTTGGTTTTTATGTTCATTATTTGTTCACCCATCACCTCCTTATATGCTGTATATCAAAcccataaaataaatacaaggaACATTTTGGACCTAATAATTTAtaggtctatctatctacaaacCTTTAATATCTCTTCTCTTATCCCCTACAGGATGACTGACGACTCCATTGTCCAGTAGTCACTATGATAGCAACAGGCGGGCTCCTGAGAATCTCTCGCCGGCAGGATTCACTGCGTGCCAAGAACCGGGCAGAGAACAAGCGCCGAAGGAAAGCCAGAAAGAAGATAAAGAACAATGTGGTGGTAGTCAAGGGCAAGCTGAAGCTGCTTTCTGTCTCTGGAATTGTCGCCGCAATTGGTCTGTTCGTCTTAGTGGTGGGCATAGCCATGGCTGTCCTGGGCTACTGGCCGAAAAAGAACTCGATGCGTCCAGTCTTAGTGATAGAGAAGCAGCTCATGAAAAAGGCTTCCAACCACACTAGCAATAACAAACTCTGGGTCCAAATGCAGTGGAATACAAGCAATATTGTGAGTAACTTCACAGAGCCTGATTTCCAACCCGTCGGATTCTTTAAAGGACTGTTCTTCTCGTACTTGCAATCGGACAACCTTAAAGTGTTTGGTCCACTAGTCATGGGCATCGGGATCTTCCTGTTTATATGTGCCAATGCTGTGCTTCATGAAAACCGTGACAAGAAAACCAAAATTATAGACCTACGAGATATTTACTCCACAGTCATAGACATCCACAGCATACGCTCCAAAGGACGCTCCCCATTTAATGGGCTGCTTGGATGCACGCAGGCCAGAGAAGTAGATCCTAAATCTGCCATTCATAATGCAGCCATGCCTTCCAGAGGCTCCTGGCCCTCGACTCTCTCATGTAAAGAAAGAGATTCCAGTAGGAAGTTCAGCTTGTCCAGAGAAAGGCAAACGTTAACTGAGACAATTTACAGCATTTGCAAAGACCAGACCAACCTTAAAGAGACAATTCCGCTTTCCAGTGAGTGGGAAGCTTGCTCTATAGTGACCTCATCGGTCAGTGCTTTCACCCTGCCTGTAATTAAGCTCAACAACCATGAAATGGAAGTGAAAGTGGAACGGGAGGAGAACCAAGGCGTTCCTTGCAATCAGGTGCTGCCATCACAGTCCCAGAATGCTGAAGAACATCTTAATACTGCCAAACAGACTAAAGCTGATGTATCAAGTGCAGGTCTGTCAGCATCACAGGATTCTGAGGTTTTGGGTGAATCTCAATTGGCATCCAGTTTGTGCCAGCAGCAGCTTCTACCTGCCAGTCCTGGCTTTAAGATTTTAGGATCCCACCTGTCTTTAAATGCCCTTTCTGACCTAAGCATTGGGCATCATGAAGAGAAGTCTCGCAGGTTTAGCTGCCCAAGGCTGGACCGGTTGGGTAGTAAGGGCTATATTAAACTGGCAGCACTAGGAGGAGACTCATTTGAAACTCCAGATGGGGCACCTGAAACAGGTGCGGTGGGACCTGAGCAGAAAGAAACAAAGATTAATGAAAATGCTTGTAGTGAACACACACTTTCCTGTAACTCTGTCAGATCACTGCACACAGAATCTACCCTGTCAAACTCTGATGTAAATGTAGACCTGAAagtaaatctttaaaaaaagcaGGTTTGAGCTTGTCTAGCTCAAGCGTCAAAACAACATAGTTTTAAATTGAGATAAAATAACATTTGTAGCCTGTCTAATGTTCTAAAGATCTAAAGATTTTGTACAGGCCAAATGTTCGTACTAATGTACTTTAATAGTAAGTGCTAGGCTGGACCCACAGTTCAGCTTTTAATGGGATCAGTACTCATTCTGTGTGATTTTGCTGTATTGAAATAAGTCCAAGGGTAGACATGTTGTTCTTGTGCCTTCTACTGTTCTGTTATAGGCTATTATTGTTCCAGATCATTTTGTTTATTAGCTGTATTAATTGTATTACTGTGCTGTTTTCCCAAGATTTCAGAAGTATTTGCCAGCTCAGTAATACTAGAACAAGTCTATtggctttaaaatattttatacgATTTGTTTAAGTACtacttgattattattatgtatttctgTAAAGAAGTGCTAAgtgaaatttttattttatttaaagattaAAAGAGGACCTATAttgggtgtttgggtggcacagctttgtaatgtgctagcccaccattGCGGAGAGATCTACAGGGCTGGCTGCATGCTCAACGGACACTTAACGGTTGCCTAACTGTTGCTATGTGGCCCCCACACTACCAGCTTCTTCTCCATTCCAGCATAgtgctaaataattaaataaaatgcattttattgggTGTTGAAAACATTTACACTGAAATGGTATTATTTTGCATGTATTATTTGAACTGTTTAAATGATATGTTCTAGGGTACTACACATCCTGCATCTTCTTACAGTACAGCCAAACAAAAAGTGTAAGAAGAAAAGAACTATCCTACCCTTGTGTTTTGCTTTTAAATGTATAGAATAAAATTATGCAACCTCATGTATTGTTGTACACATTGTATTGTTGCATTCAAACAGCAATAACTGCTTGTGATGAATCCTCAGGTGTTTCCCTGTCTAGCAACCGATGACGGCCATAAATGTTTCCTCACAACTTGTCACTGAATGTATGTCAACTCCGTGCACAAATGTTTCTGATCACAAATGtcattgcataaataaaatcaaaaacaacactatttatttttacaattttacTATTTGATTTTTGTTTATGGTATCATAAGCTGGTTTTGAGTGTCCTCTGGTGGAAGTGAATGGTAGGTTTTACAAAACCACATTTCACCAAATCAAAACCAAATTTCAATATCTTTCCTTGGTTATACATGTACTGTTTTTAAGGTTCTAGGGTTGCAATAAGGGCTACAATTATTTTAAGATAATAAGTTCAGACGGAACCACTTAAAACTGGTCTGCCATgaataaacactgtaaacaacACATTGCCATGGATGTAAACAAGAAAGTAAAGAAAGTACCCCTTGTATAAAAAATCTACACCTTTAAAGGTTGACTGAAGTATTTTGCTGATAACATGATCTtttgtgaaaataaatgaacaaactaTTGTATAAAACAGTACGgctataaaaatctgtttttcagATGTGTGAGTTAGCTTCTGGTGGTCACTAGTTGGATTGATCCAATTATCAACAGGGCAAGCAGTAGcatagtggttagggtactggacaagtaatcagaatgtcactggttcaagccccgccactaccaggttgctgctgttgggcccttgagcaaggcccttaaccctcaattgctcagattactgtatatactgtaatagtactgtaagtcgctttggataaaggcgtctgctaaatgctgaaaatgtaatgtaatgtaaatgtaactttggtattggaatcggatccatactagtgtgatgggatcgatacttcagctttactttttacatttacatttacattttcggcatttagcagacgcttttatccaaagcgacttacagtactgtgacagtatacaatctgagcaattgagggttaagggccttgctcaagggcccaacagtggcaacctggcagtggtggggcttgaaccagcaaccttctgattactagtccagtactttttcTAACTGAAAATGAAGATCTAAAGATTTTGTACAGGCCAAATGCTTGTACTAATGTACTTTAATAGTAAGTGCTAGACTGGACCCAGAGTTCAGCTTTTAATGGGATCAGTACTCATTCTGTGTGATTTTGCTGTATTGAAATAAGTCCAAGGGTAGACATGTTGTTCTTGTGCCTTCTACTGTTCTGTTATAGGCTGTTATTGTTCCAGATCATTTTGTTTATTAGCTGTTTTAATTGTATAACAgttattattagtaattaattgtattattagtaatgaaaatgaatgaaagttaattaataattttgtgtattttgtttattttacaaaaagccagaaaAGTGCAATTAAAGGataatttgttttgttattatacaATTGATTCTGAACATGAACCTCAGACTTAGTTCATTATAGTGATAAAAGTACTTTTTATTGGCCTATAAGCTTTGCTGTCCTGAGTTTTAACATGCACATGATTAACTAATTAACAGTAGAAAGTAAAAATCCCAATATCATTTCTACATTTACTTCATGAATCATGACAGACTCTCCtctacatgaaagtaaataaacttcGCACACCGCTACCTATTACTTGTTGCTCATTGGTCGTTGACAGTCACGTGTGTTTAGTGTGACGTCACGTATGCGCCACTGTGGTTGTTTATGTCCGGTATACAGTGGAAGTAGCAGCAGAGACACGTggattatttatctttattcttCTGTAGCAGTGAAAGCTGGAGAATCAGACGCGAAACGAGAGGAAACCAAACCGAGACAAACTCAGCAAGGATGCCAGGAATCGTTATTTGGATAAATGATCATCTGTTAACAGCATTGATGAGCTAAGTTGGTTGTGAGCGGGTGGAACAGCGACCATgttgtagtgatgggaattccggctccttttagagagccggttcttttggctcggctcactgaaaagagccggctctttcggctcccaagtggctccttagattttttcttgcttaaattaatttattaccaaattacatgtaaaattaattactaatgtaaaaacattgtatcaaatgtttattatttaaatgcctttatttatatactcaacatggaacagagtgctacaacaataaattataaaatatacaaaaacaaagacccatctctaaaaggtctgattgtgtatattacttgtaaatttgcatctagagtgaaaaaacacatcaa encodes:
- the LOC134302767 gene encoding transmembrane protein 200C — protein: MIATGGLLRISRRQDSLRAKNRAENKRRRKARKKIKNNVVVVKGKLKLLSVSGIVAAIGLFVLVVGIAMAVLGYWPKKNSMRPVLVIEKQLMKKASNHTSNNKLWVQMQWNTSNIVSNFTEPDFQPVGFFKGLFFSYLQSDNLKVFGPLVMGIGIFLFICANAVLHENRDKKTKIIDLRDIYSTVIDIHSIRSKGRSPFNGLLGCTQAREVDPKSAIHNAAMPSRGSWPSTLSCKERDSSRKFSLSRERQTLTETIYSICKDQTNLKETIPLSSEWEACSIVTSSVSAFTLPVIKLNNHEMEVKVEREENQGVPCNQVLPSQSQNAEEHLNTAKQTKADVSSAGLSASQDSEVLGESQLASSLCQQQLLPASPGFKILGSHLSLNALSDLSIGHHEEKSRRFSCPRLDRLGSKGYIKLAALGGDSFETPDGAPETGAVGPEQKETKINENACSEHTLSCNSVRSLHTESTLSNSDVNVDLKVNL